In one Nicotiana tomentosiformis chromosome 6, ASM39032v3, whole genome shotgun sequence genomic region, the following are encoded:
- the LOC104111257 gene encoding chloroplast stem-loop binding protein of 41 kDa b, chloroplastic, with protein sequence MASLVAVQHKQPSFAVLPSSHSDFNGAKLISSLQFKRKPCQPKGALHVTASSAKKILIMGGTRFIGVFLSRLLVKEGHQVTLFTRGKAPISQQLPGESDQDYADFSSKLLHLKGDRMDFDFVKSSLSAEGFDVVYDINGREAVEVEPILDALPNLEQYIYCSSAGVYLKTDYLPHFEADAVDPKSRHKGKLETESLLESRDVNWTSVRPVYIYGPLNYNPVEEWFFHRLKAGRPIPIPNSGLQITQLGHVKDLATAFIQVLGNEKASKQVFNISGEKYVTFDGLAKACAKAGGFPEPEIVHYNPKEFDFGKKKAFPFRDQHFFASVEKAKAVLGWKPEFDLVEGLTDSYNLDFGRGTFRKEADFSTDDLILGKN encoded by the exons atggctaGTTTGGTTGCAGTTCAACACAAACAGCCTTCTTTTGCTGTCCTCCCTTCTTCCCATTCTGACTTCAATGGTGCCAAATTGATCTCTTCTCTTCAG TTTAAGAGGAAGCCATGCCAGCCAAAAGGAGCATTACATGTTACTGCATCAAGTGCCAAGAAAATCCTTATAATGGGAGGCACTCGATTTATTGGCGTCTTCCTATCCAGACTTCTTGTAAAAGAAGGCCACCAG GTTACTCTGTTCACAAGAGGAAAAGCTCCAATCTCTCAACAATTGCCAGGTGAATCAGACCAGGATTATGCTGATTTTTCCTCCAAG TTATTGCACTTGAAGGGTGACAGAATGGATTTCGATTTTGTGAAGAGCAGTCTTTCTGCAGAGGGCTTTGATGTTGTGTATGACATAAATG GACGTGAAGCAGTAGAGGTGGAACCAATATTGGATGCATTACCTAATCTAGAACA GTACATATACTGCTCTTCAGCTGGTGTATACCTCAAAACTGATTATTTACCACATTTTGAG GCTGACGCAGTTGACCCAAAGAGCAGGCATAAAGGAAAGCTTGAGACGGAGAGCTTGTTAGAATCACGAGATGTTAATTGGACTTCTGTAAGGCCTGTTTATATTTATGGGCCACTTAACTATAATCCAGTTGAAGAGTGGTTCTTCCACCGATTGAAAGCTGGTCGCCCAATTCCAATTCCTAACTCAGGGCTGCAAATAACTCAACTTGGACATGTCAAG GATCTTGCAACGGCTTTTATTCAGGTTCTTGGAAATGAGAAAGCAAGCAAGCAAGTATTTAACATATCTGGAGAGAAATATGTCACGTTTGATGGATTGGCTAAGGCTTGCGCCAAG GCTGGCGGCTTCCCTGAGCCCGAGATTGTTCACTACAACCCTAAGGAGTTTGACTTTGGCAAGAAGAAAGCATTCCCATTCCGTGACCAG CATTTCTTTGCATCGGTCGAAAAGGCAAAGGCTGTGCTAGGTTGGAAGCCAGAATTTGACCTGGTGGAAGGTTTGACAGACTCTTACAACCTAGATTTTGGTAGGGGAACTTTCAGGAAAGAAGCTGATTTCTCTACAGATGATCTCATTCTAGGAAAGAATTAG